Proteins encoded by one window of Bacillus sp. DTU_2020_1000418_1_SI_GHA_SEK_038:
- a CDS encoding YdiK family protein — protein MRRTPLLSGIIYIILGILFTYIAIQNIQRNEGWGIFTYFLIIIATFDLGTGLRMVAIHFKIINNKQRK, from the coding sequence ATGAGAAGGACACCATTGTTATCAGGCATCATCTATATTATTCTAGGGATCCTCTTTACTTATATCGCGATCCAAAACATTCAAAGAAACGAAGGCTGGGGAATATTTACTTACTTTCTAATTATTATCGCAACCTTTGACTTAGGTACCGGCCTGCGGATGGTTGCAATTCATTTCAAAATTATCAATAACAAACAAAGAAAATGA
- the groL gene encoding chaperonin GroEL (60 kDa chaperone family; promotes refolding of misfolded polypeptides especially under stressful conditions; forms two stacked rings of heptamers to form a barrel-shaped 14mer; ends can be capped by GroES; misfolded proteins enter the barrel where they are refolded when GroES binds), whose translation MAKEIKFSEDARRAMLRGVDALADAVKVTLGPKGRNVVLEKKFGSPLITNDGVTIAKEIELEDAFENMGAKLVAEVASKTNDVAGDGTTTATVLAQAMIREGLKNVTAGANPMGIRKGIEKAVATAVEELQAIAKPIEGKESISQVAAISSDDKEVGALIAEAMERVGNDGVITIEESKGFTTELDVVEGMQFDRGYASPYMVTDSDKMEAILENPYILITDKKITSIQEILPVLEQVVQQGKPLLLVAEDVEGEALATLVVNKLRGTFNAVAVKAPGFGDRRKAMLEDIAILTGGEVITEELGRDLKSATIESLGRASKVVVTKENTTIVEGAGDSAQIASRVNQIRVQLEETTSEFDKEKLQERLAKLAGGVAVIKVGAATETELKERKLRIEDALNATRAAVEEGIVSGGGVALLNVYNKVAALQEEGDIQTGINIVLRAMEEPVRTIAQNAGLEGSVIVDRLKREEVGIGFNAATGEWVNMIEAGIVDPKKVTRSALQNAGSVAAMLLTTEAVIADKPEPNAPAMPDMGGMGGMGGMM comes from the coding sequence ATGGCAAAAGAGATTAAATTTAGTGAAGATGCACGCCGCGCAATGCTTCGTGGAGTAGACGCTCTTGCAGATGCAGTAAAAGTAACTCTTGGACCAAAAGGACGCAACGTGGTTCTTGAGAAAAAATTCGGTTCTCCGTTAATTACAAATGACGGTGTAACAATCGCGAAAGAAATCGAATTAGAAGATGCTTTCGAAAACATGGGTGCAAAGCTTGTTGCTGAAGTTGCAAGCAAAACAAATGATGTAGCTGGTGACGGTACGACAACTGCAACGGTTCTTGCTCAAGCGATGATCCGTGAAGGACTTAAAAACGTTACAGCTGGTGCAAACCCAATGGGTATCCGTAAAGGAATCGAAAAAGCGGTTGCGACTGCTGTTGAAGAATTACAAGCTATCGCTAAGCCAATCGAAGGCAAAGAGTCTATTTCACAGGTTGCTGCAATTTCTTCTGATGATAAAGAGGTTGGTGCTCTTATCGCTGAAGCTATGGAGCGCGTTGGTAACGATGGTGTTATCACAATCGAAGAATCAAAAGGCTTCACTACTGAGCTTGATGTAGTAGAAGGTATGCAATTTGACCGTGGATACGCTTCTCCATACATGGTAACAGATTCTGACAAAATGGAAGCAATTCTAGAAAATCCATATATCTTAATTACAGATAAAAAGATCACAAGCATTCAAGAAATCCTTCCAGTTCTTGAGCAAGTGGTTCAACAAGGCAAGCCATTACTGCTTGTTGCTGAAGATGTTGAAGGGGAAGCGCTTGCTACATTAGTAGTGAACAAACTTCGCGGAACTTTCAATGCTGTAGCTGTTAAAGCTCCTGGCTTTGGTGACCGTCGTAAGGCAATGCTAGAAGATATCGCGATCCTAACTGGCGGTGAAGTAATCACTGAAGAATTAGGCCGTGACCTTAAATCTGCTACAATCGAATCTTTAGGACGCGCTTCTAAAGTAGTCGTAACGAAAGAAAACACTACAATCGTAGAAGGTGCAGGAGACAGCGCACAAATCGCTTCTCGTGTAAACCAAATCCGCGTTCAATTAGAAGAAACTACTTCTGAATTCGACAAGGAAAAATTACAAGAGCGTTTAGCTAAATTAGCTGGCGGTGTAGCAGTAATCAAAGTTGGTGCTGCTACAGAAACAGAATTAAAAGAGCGCAAGCTTCGCATCGAGGACGCATTAAACGCAACTCGTGCAGCTGTTGAAGAAGGAATCGTATCTGGTGGTGGAGTAGCTCTACTTAATGTTTACAACAAAGTAGCTGCTTTACAAGAAGAAGGCGACATCCAAACAGGTATCAACATCGTATTACGTGCGATGGAAGAGCCTGTACGCACAATCGCTCAAAACGCTGGCCTTGAAGGTTCAGTTATCGTTGACCGCTTAAAGCGCGAAGAAGTTGGAATCGGCTTCAACGCTGCTACTGGCGAGTGGGTTAACATGATCGAAGCTGGTATCGTTGATCCGAAGAAAGTAACTCGTTCTGCTCTTCAAAACGCTGGTTCTGTTGCTGCAATGCTTCTAACAACTGAAGCTGTTATCGCTGACAAACCAGAACCAAACGCACCTGCAATGCCTGACATGGGCGGCATGGGTGGAATGGGCGGCATGATGTAA
- a CDS encoding CPBP family intramembrane glutamic endopeptidase translates to MRKEYWYILIAYIGMQLSSLIGVPFIAFWGTLYGKSMADMETIAVTSWIVISFTITLIITLALLRKEMKESLSLRNATSAGSSIAWAIGGVFLALFAQSIAANIENLIGIEMGSENTQQIIRLIQASPLVVVVSSIIGPILEEIIFRKIIFGTLYQRLNFFLSALISSVIFALAHFEFEHILLYSAMGFTFAFLYVKTKQILVPIFAHVAMNTLVVIIQFNRENIENWIKEAEKMQSFIGGFL, encoded by the coding sequence TTGAGAAAAGAATATTGGTATATTCTCATTGCTTATATAGGGATGCAATTATCTAGTTTAATCGGGGTTCCGTTCATAGCGTTTTGGGGAACACTATACGGCAAAAGCATGGCTGACATGGAAACCATCGCTGTCACTTCTTGGATTGTCATTAGCTTTACAATCACATTAATTATTACGTTGGCACTCCTCCGAAAAGAAATGAAGGAAAGCCTTTCATTGAGAAATGCAACGTCTGCCGGATCTTCCATAGCTTGGGCCATTGGTGGAGTATTCCTTGCTTTATTTGCGCAATCTATTGCCGCCAATATAGAAAATTTAATTGGAATTGAAATGGGCTCAGAGAACACACAACAAATTATTAGACTTATTCAAGCATCACCCTTAGTCGTTGTTGTCAGCTCTATTATTGGTCCAATTCTAGAGGAAATTATCTTCCGAAAGATTATTTTCGGAACGCTTTATCAGAGGCTGAACTTTTTTCTTTCTGCCTTAATAAGTTCTGTTATTTTTGCTCTTGCTCACTTTGAGTTTGAACATATTCTTTTGTACTCAGCGATGGGCTTTACCTTTGCTTTCCTATATGTGAAAACAAAGCAAATTCTAGTACCGATTTTTGCGCATGTGGCTATGAATACACTTGTCGTCATTATCCAATTTAACAGAGAAAACATTGAAAACTGGATAAAAGAAGCGGAAAAAATGCAAAGCTTTATTGGAGGATTTTTATGA
- the nrfD gene encoding NrfD/PsrC family molybdoenzyme membrane anchor subunit — MTIKTKLNLPTVILGILAIMGFSAIGYQLVNGLGVTGMNNIVSWGTYIMLFMFFVGLSAGGLIVSSSATVFNIPSFKVVAKPATILSTVCVIVAAGFIMVDLGNPFRMLNLLLHSNLKSPLMWDVMVISLYLVINVLYLYLMTREKPNQKAMKIMSSVALPVAILVHSVTAWIFGLQIARGAWHTAIMAPLFVASALDSGLALLLITLVLLMTFNVFVVEKKLITTLAGLLVTFVAVDAYLLLAEMITMIYPQGEGLHHAEVLISGQLAPYFWIQVILGLVVPLAILLFKKNREKLGLVIFSSALIVFGVLCKRIWLLFSAFVHPNIAEGQGVTLGYNQENIWSTVGTYSPSIVELMISVGLISFGILLFNFLAKKILVQKSSQKEAKVYSMVENG, encoded by the coding sequence ATGACAATCAAGACTAAATTAAACTTACCTACCGTCATATTAGGTATTCTCGCGATAATGGGGTTTTCAGCCATCGGTTATCAGCTTGTAAATGGACTTGGCGTAACAGGGATGAATAATATCGTTTCTTGGGGAACTTATATTATGTTATTTATGTTCTTTGTTGGATTATCAGCTGGAGGATTGATTGTTTCTTCTTCCGCAACGGTATTTAATATCCCGTCGTTCAAAGTCGTTGCAAAACCAGCAACCATATTATCAACTGTTTGTGTAATTGTTGCTGCTGGCTTTATTATGGTTGACTTAGGAAATCCGTTTCGTATGTTAAATTTACTATTGCACAGCAATTTAAAATCACCGTTGATGTGGGACGTGATGGTGATTTCCCTTTACTTGGTCATTAACGTGTTATATCTATATCTCATGACACGAGAAAAACCGAACCAAAAAGCAATGAAAATTATGTCTTCCGTTGCCCTGCCAGTTGCCATTCTTGTTCACTCCGTAACGGCATGGATTTTCGGCTTACAAATTGCTCGTGGAGCTTGGCATACAGCAATTATGGCCCCGCTGTTTGTCGCTTCCGCATTAGACTCAGGACTCGCTCTACTACTGATTACGTTGGTTCTATTAATGACCTTTAATGTCTTTGTGGTAGAGAAGAAGCTCATTACGACATTAGCAGGACTTTTAGTAACGTTTGTAGCAGTTGATGCCTATCTTCTTCTGGCTGAAATGATAACAATGATTTACCCACAAGGGGAAGGCTTGCATCATGCTGAGGTGCTTATTAGCGGCCAACTGGCTCCGTATTTCTGGATACAAGTGATTTTAGGTCTTGTGGTACCGTTAGCGATCCTATTATTCAAAAAAAATCGAGAAAAACTGGGATTAGTCATCTTTTCATCCGCATTAATTGTCTTTGGAGTGTTGTGTAAGCGAATCTGGCTCCTTTTCTCTGCCTTTGTTCATCCGAACATTGCTGAAGGTCAAGGAGTTACGCTTGGCTATAACCAAGAAAATATTTGGTCCACCGTTGGTACGTATTCACCATCTATAGTGGAGCTGATGATTTCTGTAGGATTAATTTCATTCGGGATTCTTTTATTCAATTTTCTTGCTAAAAAGATTCTTGTGCAAAAATCATCACAAAAAGAGGCAAAAGTCTATTCCATGGTTGAAAACGGCTAA
- a CDS encoding redox-sensing transcriptional repressor Rex, which produces MANESLKIPQATAKRLPLYYRFLKNLHASGKQRVSSAELSEAVKVDSATIRRDFSYFGALGKKGYGYNVNYLLTFFRKTLDQDELTKVALIGVGNLGTAFLNYNFLKNNNTKIEVAFDVDEGKVGTFIGDVPIYHMSDLEKVIEDQQIQVAILTVPAPAAQPIADRIVQSSINGILNFTPARLSVPSSIRIHHIDLAVELQSLIYFLKHYPAEEE; this is translated from the coding sequence ATGGCGAATGAGTCATTAAAAATTCCACAAGCAACAGCCAAAAGGCTTCCTTTATATTATCGATTCTTAAAAAATTTGCATGCTTCTGGGAAACAAAGAGTCTCTTCTGCAGAATTAAGTGAAGCAGTAAAGGTTGATTCTGCTACAATTCGGCGGGATTTTTCCTACTTTGGAGCTTTAGGGAAAAAAGGATATGGCTATAATGTAAATTATTTACTAACCTTTTTTCGGAAAACGTTAGATCAGGATGAATTAACGAAAGTAGCCCTTATTGGTGTTGGTAATTTAGGCACTGCCTTTTTAAACTATAATTTCCTCAAAAACAATAATACGAAAATTGAAGTAGCCTTTGATGTAGACGAGGGAAAAGTTGGGACATTCATTGGTGATGTACCAATTTATCATATGAGTGATCTGGAAAAAGTAATCGAGGACCAACAAATTCAAGTCGCGATTTTAACTGTTCCCGCTCCTGCAGCACAACCTATTGCTGATCGAATTGTCCAAAGCAGTATAAATGGAATTTTGAATTTTACTCCTGCCCGTTTATCTGTACCGTCCTCAATCAGAATCCATCATATTGATTTAGCTGTAGAGCTGCAGTCGCTTATATACTTTCTTAAGCATTATCCTGCAGAGGAAGAATAA
- a CDS encoding tyrosine-type recombinase/integrase, with product MIFRKALELELIKKDPTEFAYVKKHKKPIEQLEEEEVPKDLEKKELALFLETAKANSLEHDYLVFMILAYTGIRVGEFSGPQVKDVDFKNYTINIPKHITILIIMLWNTNWLHQRQENLNEKSLWMKR from the coding sequence ATGATTTTTCGAAAAGCTTTGGAACTTGAGCTAATTAAGAAGGATCCAACTGAATTCGCTTATGTGAAAAAGCATAAAAAACCGATTGAACAATTAGAAGAAGAGGAAGTTCCTAAGGATCTTGAAAAAAAAGAGCTTGCCTTATTTTTAGAAACAGCTAAAGCCAATAGCCTCGAACATGATTACTTAGTTTTTATGATTTTAGCCTATACGGGAATTAGGGTTGGAGAATTTAGTGGCCCTCAAGTGAAAGATGTTGATTTTAAAAACTACACAATCAACATACCAAAACATATTACAATCCTAATAATAATGCTCTGGAATACCAACTGGTTACACCAAAGACAAGAAAATCTAAACGAAAAATCATTGTGGATGAAGAGATGA
- the groES gene encoding co-chaperone GroES: MLKPLGDRIIIELVETEEKTASGIVLPDTAKEKPQEGNVVAVGTGRVLENGERVALEVAQGDRIIFSKYAGTEVKYEGKEYLILRENDILAVIG; the protein is encoded by the coding sequence TTGTTAAAGCCACTAGGTGATCGAATTATTATCGAGCTTGTTGAAACTGAAGAAAAAACTGCAAGCGGCATCGTTTTGCCGGACACTGCAAAAGAAAAGCCTCAAGAAGGCAATGTAGTTGCTGTCGGAACTGGCCGCGTTCTTGAGAACGGTGAGCGTGTAGCCCTTGAAGTTGCTCAAGGCGACCGCATTATCTTCTCAAAATATGCTGGTACTGAAGTGAAGTACGAAGGCAAGGAATATTTAATTTTACGCGAAAACGACATTCTTGCTGTTATTGGTTAA
- a CDS encoding molecular chaperone TorD family protein: MMTKTWAEVWSFQEQLYSFFANYLLEPVQEQNKEIVTEQFWRQFPLEAANEQIMSGLEQLVNFTSKLDEQDMINSIEEVNVEYTELFIGPGVPKSPPWESFYNTRKKLFFGTTAYVMKDLLSKQGLESKHSGRQPEDHLGLELLYLTVLTEQLHNEDIQRQVNIIKDQLAFMDEHLLSWIPNLYDDAKNNGSLGFYSGFIEIIWGTLLWDKELLEEFLAEYEGKEELLEK; this comes from the coding sequence ATGATGACAAAAACTTGGGCTGAAGTATGGAGCTTCCAAGAACAATTATACAGCTTTTTCGCAAACTATTTGCTAGAGCCTGTACAAGAGCAAAACAAAGAGATAGTTACGGAGCAATTTTGGCGTCAATTTCCTTTAGAAGCGGCAAATGAACAAATTATGTCAGGTCTTGAGCAGTTAGTAAACTTTACGTCTAAATTGGATGAACAAGATATGATAAATTCCATTGAAGAAGTGAATGTAGAGTACACAGAGCTTTTTATAGGACCTGGTGTACCGAAATCACCACCTTGGGAATCGTTTTATAATACGAGGAAGAAACTGTTCTTTGGAACGACTGCCTATGTGATGAAAGACTTACTAAGTAAACAAGGCTTAGAAAGTAAGCATAGTGGACGACAGCCTGAAGATCACTTGGGTCTTGAGCTGCTGTATTTAACCGTTCTAACAGAACAACTGCATAATGAAGACATACAAAGACAAGTAAACATCATCAAAGATCAGCTTGCCTTTATGGATGAGCATTTACTCTCTTGGATTCCTAATTTGTATGACGATGCAAAAAATAATGGCAGCTTAGGCTTTTACAGTGGATTCATTGAAATAATTTGGGGCACACTTCTGTGGGACAAGGAACTATTAGAAGAGTTTCTTGCGGAATATGAAGGAAAAGAAGAACTCCTTGAAAAATAA